The DNA sequence AATGTCGAACAGAATTAGAAGGAGCAATAGTCGAAAAGGAAATTGCTGGGACAATGCAGTCTCAGAATCTTTCTTTAGCACTCTTAAGAGAGAGATGAAGTATAACTATTTCTATAGATTAGAAGAAGCCCAAGCAACAGTTTTTGATTATATAGAAGTTTATTATAATAGACGAAGATTACATTCTTTTTTAGGATACGTGAGTCCCGTTGAATTTGAAGAAAAAGCGGCTTAA is a window from the Leptospira wolffii serovar Khorat str. Khorat-H2 genome containing:
- a CDS encoding IS3 family transposase; the protein is MSNRIRRSNSRKGNCWDNAVSESFFSTLKREMKYNYFYRLEEAQATVFDYIEVYYNRRRLHSFLGYVSPVEFEEKAA